TGATGCGCTTCAAAGCCGAAATAAGGTCTTCCACCTGAAAAACCTCTCTCACGCCAGCCACCTTCATTAACGTTAAGTATCGCCTGGCTAAATCAATTGGAAGCTTGTACAAATATGGAGGACAATCAACGGCTAACTTTAAAGCAACTTGATTTGAAGACACAAATCTATCTTCCACGAGAATGAATTGTGAACGTTGAAGAAAATCTGATATTTGCGTTTCATGACTATCAAGAGCTTCCTGAAGGAATCCGTATGACTGGATGCAAACTTTTCTTATTTCCTCAGTTTCGGCATCACCGGCTCCTGCGCCTGTAGAAATTGCCTCGTTAATTTGTTCAATTACCTGCATCACCGTAGGTCGTTTTCCGTCTAATCTCAGAAACTTTTTGGCTTTTTCTGCTATAGGCTCTTCTATAATTGGCTGGCTGCAGCATACTAAATACGTGTGCTCGGATAAAAATCCCTCCATCGACGATACGAACACTTGATTTTTTACACCATCACTTTCACTCCCCTTCCAAATAAGGGGAAATGACTTTGGTTTCTTGAGAACTGgcagaaattttgcttttaaaattctgGAATGATCCTCACTCAGCGAAGAGGGTATGCCGTCACGAATCAGCTTATTTTCTAAGAAGGCGATCAGGTTCTTGGCTCTTTTAGAAGCTGCGTCCGTAGACATTTGATTTAAGATACTGATGCTTTCTGCTCTCTCTGCAATCTCTGTCCAGGGGAGGTCGTCGGTTAACATTCCAAGCTGCTGGAGTTTAAAAAGACGTGAGGGATGAAGAAATGTTTGTCCATTGCCGTGAGGAAACCTTTCATCTAAcggagaaaacaacaaagcacTTGTTCCGCTTGGACTTATAAGCTGGCTAGGACACTTGAGCGTTTCACCTTGCGGTGTTGTTGGAATGCATTTATGGCCCTTAATCATCTCGTCAAGCCTCTCATTTTTCTCATCCAGTGCGTACATGACCAGCCTGTCTCTCAATTGAGTCGGGACAGAACCAATGTTGGGGAAAAATAGCTCGACAAAGAACCTGTTCACGTCATATCTTTTGGAATGGATCAGTTCTTCGTACCCATAGTTTGCAAACGATTTGTACACATCATAAGGAAGATCGATCACAGCTACATCTCTAGAAACCAACATCTGAAATACTTTAAATGAAACGTCACCGATTTCAGAATCTTGGCGAAAATGTGGATCGAGAAAGACAACCTCGTGGATGCTGACCCATTTTTCTCCATCTGAGAAAAGGGAACTTTTACCAGAAGCAAGGTGGTCGTAAAGTGATCTCGCCAGCGGTTCACAGGCCTTTTCCACTTTACAAGACAAGGGCCACAGCCAATGAAACATGTATTTGCTCCCAGAAATTTGAGTACTAGATGACTTAACGTCTTCAAGAAGATCTAGGTACGCTGCGCATACTGAATCTTGGAATAGAATATTGTTCCAGTCTGCTCCAACACAGGCTTTGTCGTCATTTGTTTTCTGCCTCAAAGCACGTCTGTTTGAGGCCACTGCAAAAGCGCCATTAACGTGTAAAGGAAGACCACTGTAAATTGGAAGTGGAAGATAACAGAACAAGGTTCCTTTAAAATCTGAGGGACATAGAGGTCCTGAAACAGAGCCATTGTCAATCGACAGTTGAACAGCAACTCCTGCTGAAGGAATGAGACTTTTTTCACTCCGGGAAAACTTCAGTGCTTCGCCATTGCCCATGGAAGAGGCGACAAGCCAAGTCTCGACACCTGTTGGTAGAGTAGTAGTGTCTTGAAAGAAAAGGCGTCCATCCTCCGTCACGATGCTTTGAATGTCAAGGATTAGCCCTGATCTCAGCAAAACGGCGCTGggattttctgtttcttcgacaAATCTAGCAGTCTTTGTTGATGCCTTAAGAAAGTTACATTGCTCCAGACAGAGTTTATCTTCTTTGCTGAGACTGCTGGCAGCAGAAGGGAGGTCCACTACCATAGACAATTTTCGTATGATCCCTTCTTGCATTAACGACTTCGTTACTTCAAACATTAGTTTAGGTTGTGTCGCATCTGTCGCCTCTTTAGATAGGTGAAAAATTCTGACTCGACGGATATTCTGCGTAAAGAGAAGTAATGATCCAGCCCCTTTGATAAAAAGCTGTAAAAGTTCTTTCATTTGCTTGCAGTCATAAACAAGTTGTTTTATTTCGCTCTTTATGGCCTGAGTTTTGGTTCGTAAAGGAAAGCGAAACAGTGTTCCGTGGAATGAGTTGTCTTCTTTTTCCAGACAGAGATCACAGCCAAAGATACCATTAAACGGCTTAAACTGATGGCGAAAACTCCGCAGCTTCCTGACGTTTTTGTTGGTGTCAATTTTTATGCccggtttgtttttgtttctaatGGCTCTTCCGAGATGAAAAGTGTTAGGATCAAAGATAACAAAGTAGTTCCGGCTCACTAACATAGGAACGTCTGTCAGATTGTAAACTGCATTAAAACCAAGTCCAAATTTTCCAATCTTTTGtgtgtcttcttcttttgtcgCTCCATTTAACTTAGTCAGATTTTCAAAATCTTCGTTCTGAAAGACAGCATCATTGTACACCCACAAAGCAGGACCTTGGCAGTCTTTCATTCCGTCGTCAAACAAGAGGTCCATTGCATCCTCGTTGGTTCTTTCATCGTACAGGAACTTAACTTCAGTTGCACCCGCGTCGTCTGCATTTTGAATAAGTTCTTTCGGTACTGCAAATCCATCGGTGTAGTCCTCCAGTAGCGTGCTGAGTCGACTGGTAAGTTTTTCCTCCTGTCCACACTCTTCCCCAAATCCAAGCTCATCAGGATCTAGCATGCTGTTCTGTAAAGTTCGAACGTTGAAATATTCTGCAGTGCTATAAGGGACTTTTCTGTGTAATAGTAAATGATCCAtgctttcatcatcatcatcatcattcaatGATCGCGACCCGTGCTTTAAATAAACGCAATCTTCCACTTGCGCTAGCTTCACATAAGCATCGTTTTTTACGAAAGTTGGAAGCAAAACCTCCTGGAGAAGTTCTGGAGATAACGCGCCACCGACTTCAGATTCCACCTTATTCAAAATGTTGATAGACAACTGTAGATCTCTTTCCACGTCTTCAGAATCAAACTGTTGCTCTTCACAATCATCATACTTCTGTTTAATTAATTGAAGGACAAACAGCAAGCATGAAACATCACACTCCTCTTGCATGCCACACTTGGAAAACAATTCAGAGTAGCCATTCATCTCTGTAGGAAGGGATGCAATGTAAGGCGAGAGGTCAATAGAAGGCTTTCCCGCAAGTACAGCATTGGGAAAGGAAAAGCCGTCTCCATTCCAAATCCATTTCGAGCTTTTAATTCTCTCCAAGGCTTGTTCCACGCCAGTGTCATCTGTCCCAAGTAAGAAAGAGTAGATTTCTTCCACCATTAACATGTAATGTGGCTTATCATCTTTGCAGTAACTATCGACCACAATTTCAAAATGCTTCACAACGTCCAGTGCACAAGGACTCTTGTCCCAACCAAAATGTTTCGCTAAATCACTTGATGAATGAATTGGAACAATAGGCCTTATTGCTCCAATTATGGACGCTCTATCTTCTGTCTCTACCTCCGTAGGCTTGAAGAAATAaggttttgtttcattttttccgTAGAAAGGAAGGCTACTAGGAAAATCATGGGGCTTTACTCGCACTGGTGATATCCAAGGAGCATCTTGAAGCTGTAATCCCAACGACATTCCAAAAACGTCGTCCTGAAGTTTATTCGGATTCATGTGCAAATAACTCAGAATTGCTGTCGACTTTTTCTCCGCCTTTTCCAGTGCTGCTGTGTCAGCGATGTTCATAGCACTTCTGTAGAGGTCTTGAGCTGTGATACCTTCCTCACCTTTCAGGCCAAGTTTCTCCAGATGTCTGAGGACTTCAGGGTTAGCATACTGCAACACGGGAAAAACATCTTCGTTCGCAAAAATGTCCATCAATTGGTCCTTTCTTGGATGGAAGAGTTCTCTAGCCTGAAACCGACGTCCACTGTTGGTTGGGACAAATTTTAAAGCTTTCATCTCCTCTTCTAATCTGGTGTCCGTGTCAATATGGCCCAACACAGAAAACATTAGCTTATCAATCTCTTCCGCTGAATAGTGTCCTCTGTTGACATCTGGAAGTATTCTATTGCATAAAAATTCGATAAGTGTCGGTATTCGGACGCCTAGCAAGCGGACCACAGCAAGAGAGTCGTCTTCTTTAACGTCAATAAAGTCACCGCGAGGTGTCACTGGAAGAGGTTCTCTTGGTGCTGCACCTAGAACCTGCTTTTTCGACAAGAACTCTTGAGATAGTGTCTCGAAAACTGGAAGACAGGAAAGATATTCTTTTTCCTTTGAGGAAAGGGAAGACACTTTAGCGATCAATTTTCTTAGGGAACGTCTGCCATCATCTTGAACCTTGCTTAGAATAGCGGAGTGCATGCCTATCCCCATTACGCTGGAAGAAGACAGCATAGCTTGCAAAACACCTTTGACAGATGGTGGGTGGACAAATTTCTCTATTCCGGGATGGCCTTTTAGAAAATGCGGGGATTCATTCATGACCATCACACCCAAAGCTTTGAGTACATCACACAAGGAACTGTCCAGGAGATCTTCACTTTCACTTAGCTTACTTGTAACAACTTTAGACGGGGTTGCCATCTTTGTTAATTTTATAGGGCGTTGCGAGAGGTCAAGCGGAATTAAGGGAAGGTTTGTAAGTTTGTAGAGATCCCTTTCAAAATATTCCCGTAGGTAGTCCCACACGCTCTTGAGCCAGTTTTCCGTGGGATGATTGTAGTTCTCATCATCTGGGTACCATTCGACAACGTCGCTATTTACCCACTTAGATGGCAGGGTCTCGCGCAGTAGGGCCGGAATATGATCTTTACAAAAACGTTGTAACTGCGTACACCCTACATAAGAATTAAACACGACAGACTCACATTTTGCTGTTAACATATAGTGTAAATAAGGGGTCTAACCCTCAATACAGGAATCTTTCCTTGCATTTGGAACTTCTCCCAATGGAGGCTGTACGCCAAGGAAACAGCTTAAAATCTAAAACAATCTTGTATCGCCTTGATAAAAGGGCTCTCtgcttttgtttattattagtTTTCGAAATTTAGATCTCTCAAACTAGAGCTAGTTTCCAATGAGGTCACATGTGTGAGACGTGTGCACTTGTTTTTGTGATTGCTCGGGGAATGATGTACAAAATAATACGTTAATGTAGGCATCTTTTCATCATTCTCCAAATAATGAACTTCGCGCTCAAGTAAAATTATTTTGGCATTTAGAGCCCAAAATAACAACAGTTTCCGTTTTTAACTTACAATAGAGAAGAAATCAAAATGTAAATTAAGTTAAAAGCCTTATAACTTCGATTTATTTGGCTTAGCGTTTGCAAATTTTTCTCCAATAACCACGGTGAAAGGTTAGTTTTAGTGTAAAATGAAGTGAAATATTGAACATTTTATGTACTAGGGTGTAATATTTATTCATATCCTTGGAGCACCTTATTCCCAATTTGTATTAGCTTTCTACAGACATTAATCCTCTCAATTGCCTACGCTAATACAGGCAACTTAGTTATAAACATACCTTGCTTTTCAACTGCTTCTAGGCTTTTAAAGAGGTGCTCATCAATGTCGTGGTCTAAAAATCGATGTTCTAGGCCTGGTAGAAGTTTAATTTCCTGAGGAGGCTTACGTGAGCAAATGAAAATAGCTTCTCCCTTCTTTGAAAATGACGAAAAACCTCTTTTGGCATTAGGCAGTAACTCCAAACCAAGGAGTTCTTCAAATTGGCCATTCAGCACAAATTTCAAGAGCAACAACTTTTGCGTTCGATCAAGGCTCCTATAGCAAGTTGGGAATTCTTTCAGCACATTTTGCACCAGCGAGGGAGTGATCTCCCGCGTGACATTTACAGTCTCCAGTACATGATCGGGCAGGCACGCGACATTTTGATTGGCTTGAAGTAAAACTGTAACGAGCAGCTGCTTAAGTTCGCTGTCATTTTTGTCGAGGGTGTCAAAAATGGCCTCCTCCGCCTTAAGCCACTGACCTCCACTTACTGGAGAGTATACGAAGCTTTCACCACGCAACAGCTGTAAAAACGGTTTCTGAAGCCTTTCCCAAGCCGGATCAATAACTTCCTTATCTGGCCATGCTCTAAAAGACAAATGATATAAAAGTGTCGTTTGTAAGAGGGTAAAACCTTTACGACCACTAATTTAAGCGGTGACGAGATTTCTTTATGACGTCTACGTATAATCAATCAAAACGCCTTAAATTCCAATCAccgtttttttttatcgttttccaGTTGAGAGAGTAGCTTTACCATTCGATATATAGACACATTCAAACCTCAATCCCTTAATTTGACTCTGACGAAGTGCCAGCGCTGGAAAAGCCAGCCATTAACTTTGTCAACTAGcctaataaaacaaaatttttgtgttatttggTTTATTAGAAACCAACCGTTCTACCTAATACCAGGCACAAAAGAGCAAGTTAAAGAATTCCTATAACAATTAATTACCCCGAAATAAATGAGGTCCTAGCGTTAATTAATACACAGGCCACGCTAATAAACACGGCGACTGATAatgtgaaaaaaagaagaacgaTAAGAAAGACCTTGGTGAGATGGTGCGTTTGGAACGAAACTTTCCACTAAAAGTGTAAAAAATATAACCTTACTTGTACACTGCATCTGGATTCATGTTGAAGTTGATTATGGCTTCCTTAATCATCGTGACATAAGCTTTTGGAAGAGCTTCTTCCATCAAACAACAATTCCACAATAAGGACTTGTCGGTAAGTTTGCTTCGGTCATCTTGATCTTTGTTTGGGGTTTTGATGTGGCGTCTGTTCTGAGTGAGGGCGAAAAATCCATTTACATGAACAGGCAAACCTGTCGTACTCTTCTTTTGCACAGGCAAGGGCAAAGCGCAAAACACGTGACCAGCAACATCAGGCGTTGGCAGGTTTTCTGTCGAGGGAACCCCCATAGCAACGCCAACGGAGGGTAAATAGCTAAGTTCTTCATCTGTCAGGAGCCTCTCAAATTCGGATGAGACGTCGCCACCGCAGCAGTAGCTGGTGACAAGGAAGGAAAACTGTTGAATGTTGTTTTCAATGCCCATAATCACCTTCTCAATTGTGACTGGATACGTCACTGTGACAGGCTCAAGCATGTGTTTACCTAGTTCGATTTTGTCAAAGAACTCCTTCCTCTTCTTCCTAACTAACTCAAGGCTATCTTCAGTGATTTTCGCTTGAAAGATTCTTTTTGGCATGAATTCTGAAATCTCTCGTGTGTAAAGCTCAATGGATTCCAGATTTCGAAGAAACAAAAGCACAAGGTGAGCATCGGCAAAGAAACTGTCAAACAACCTCTCCATTTTTTCCTCCGAGTACAATGTCTCTGATAATTTGGATGGAGTTTGTCGTAAAGGGAAACGGAACAATGTCCCACCGTACTTTCCATCAGAAAAGACTTTATCGTTACAATCAAATATTTCTTTGTAAGGACGAAACTGATCTTGTATATGTTCAATCTTTTCCTGCTCCTTTAAAAGCCAGCTGAACCCAGTTATTCGATATTCGTCATCACTCAAGTGCTCCAGCGGATCAATGAAACCTATCCGTGTGTTGCTGAGGATACTCGGTAAATCTAAAAGCCAAGGAAACATGCTTCAGAtatatgcgttattgaccaaaCGTGACGTCCACATGACTGCTGAATATTGGCAGATAACTTTTCGTGAAGTTAAGGCCAATAAAAAGGCAAGAAATAAGCACGAGGCTACGTcaagccatcttgaccgaacatACCTGGCGAGTGATGGAGTGATGGATTTATTATCTTCTCAAGAGAACTATTTTTGGCAGGTCCTAAGCGGAAAACCCCTAACGGGCAAAAGAAGCGCTATGAAAATAACAACACAGGATTTACTTAATCTTTCACGCGTTTGGAAACAGCCATGCAAGGTCATATAATCACATATAATGAGTTAAGGTATCCTTTGTAACAGATAGCCAATTAGTTTGCCTTAAGTCGTTGAAATGTTTCAGCTGTTTTGGATTTTTATTATGTTTCTATTCTTGTTGTGGGCGATTATCAAAATTAGCCTGTTTTCgggtaataaaaaaataaatgatattTCTAATTCTTTGCATGGCCaataattctaaaaataaaaagctgaacAAATAAACGCGGAATATAACACTTGATACAGACGATCACAGATATAAATGGTGCTAATTGTATGTCCTATATATGCGATATACCTACCTGTCATGTGAAATACTGACTTGAAACCAAGGCCAAACCGACCAACTTTCATGGGATCTTTCACTTTGTTACTGTCACAGAGCATCCTGATGCCCCTCCAGTCGCTTTTGGTAAACTCGGCGTTATTGTACGCATAAAGCGCTGGACCCTGTTACGAAGCAGTTACAAGTTTGAACTAAAGATACTAACAAGATTTCTACAAAGGTACCTTAACTGGACACAGACCTGCCCAGTTGGGATAGGCGTTAACGTTAACTGCCCACACGAGGTGCTTCCGTACCCAACCCG
The sequence above is a segment of the Porites lutea chromosome 3, jaPorLute2.1, whole genome shotgun sequence genome. Coding sequences within it:
- the LOC140930902 gene encoding sacsin-like, whose translation is MMSEQQDDDDFNVIQPTLLQQLKTILDQYPDDGQILKELIQNAEDAGASQVKFLHDKHSYGKEKLHSQKLATFQGPALYAYNNAEFTKSDWRGIRMLCDSNKVKDPMKVGRFGLGFKSVFHMTDLPSILSNTRIGFIDPLEHLSDDEYRITGFSWLLKEQEKIEHIQDQFRPYKEIFDCNDKVFSDGKYGGTLFRFPLRQTPSKLSETLYSEEKMERLFDSFFADAHLVLLFLRNLESIELYTREISEFMPKRIFQAKITEDSLELVRKKRKEFFDKIELGKHMLEPVTVTYPVTIEKVIMGIENNIQQFSFLVTSYCCGGDVSSEFERLLTDEELSYLPSVGVAMGVPSTENLPTPDVAGHVFCALPLPVQKKSTTGLPVHVNGFFALTQNRRHIKTPNKDQDDRSKLTDKSLLWNCCLMEEALPKAYVTMIKEAIINFNMNPDAVYKAWPDKEVIDPAWERLQKPFLQLLRGESFVYSPVSGGQWLKAEEAIFDTLDKNDSELKQLLVTVLLQANQNVACLPDHVLETVNVTREITPSLVQNVLKEFPTCYRSLDRTQKLLLLKFVLNGQFEELLGLELLPNAKRGFSSFSKKGEAIFICSRKPPQEIKLLPGLEHRFLDHDIDEHLFKSLEAVEKQGCTQLQRFCKDHIPALLRETLPSKWVNSDVVEWYPDDENYNHPTENWLKSVWDYLREYFERDLYKLTNLPLIPLDLSQRPIKLTKMATPSKVVTSKLSESEDLLDSSLCDVLKALGVMVMNESPHFLKGHPGIEKFVHPPSVKGVLQAMLSSSSVMGIGMHSAILSKVQDDGRRSLRKLIAKVSSLSSKEKEYLSCLPVFETLSQEFLSKKQVLGAAPREPLPVTPRGDFIDVKEDDSLAVVRLLGVRIPTLIEFLCNRILPDVNRGHYSAEEIDKLMFSVLGHIDTDTRLEEEMKALKFVPTNSGRRFQARELFHPRKDQLMDIFANEDVFPVLQYANPEVLRHLEKLGLKGEEGITAQDLYRSAMNIADTAALEKAEKKSTAILSYLHMNPNKLQDDVFGMSLGLQLQDAPWISPVRVKPHDFPSSLPFYGKNETKPYFFKPTEVETEDRASIIGAIRPIVPIHSSSDLAKHFGWDKSPCALDVVKHFEIVVDSYCKDDKPHYMLMVEEIYSFLLGTDDTGVEQALERIKSSKWIWNGDGFSFPNAVLAGKPSIDLSPYIASLPTEMNGYSELFSKCGMQEECDVSCLLFVLQLIKQKYDDCEEQQFDSEDVERDLQLSINILNKVESEVGGALSPELLQEVLLPTFVKNDAYVKLAQVEDCVYLKHGSRSLNDDDDDESMDHLLLHRKVPYSTAEYFNVRTLQNSMLDPDELGFGEECGQEEKLTSRLSTLLEDYTDGFAVPKELIQNADDAGATEVKFLYDERTNEDAMDLLFDDGMKDCQGPALWVYNDAVFQNEDFENLTKLNGATKEEDTQKIGKFGLGFNAVYNLTDVPMLVSRNYFVIFDPNTFHLGRAIRNKNKPGIKIDTNKNVRKLRSFRHQFKPFNGIFGCDLCLEKEDNSFHGTLFRFPLRTKTQAIKSEIKQLVYDCKQMKELLQLFIKGAGSLLLFTQNIRRVRIFHLSKEATDATQPKLMFEVTKSLMQEGIIRKLSMVVDLPSAASSLSKEDKLCLEQCNFLKASTKTARFVEETENPSAVLLRSGLILDIQSIVTEDGRLFFQDTTTLPTGVETWLVASSMGNGEALKFSRSEKSLIPSAGVAVQLSIDNGSVSGPLCPSDFKGTLFCYLPLPIYSGLPLHVNGAFAVASNRRALRQKTNDDKACVGADWNNILFQDSVCAAYLDLLEDVKSSSTQISGSKYMFHWLWPLSCKVEKACEPLARSLYDHLASGKSSLFSDGEKWVSIHEVVFLDPHFRQDSEIGDVSFKVFQMLVSRDVAVIDLPYDVYKSFANYGYEELIHSKRYDVNRFFVELFFPNIGSVPTQLRDRLVMYALDEKNERLDEMIKGHKCIPTTPQGETLKCPSQLISPSGTSALLFSPLDERFPHGNGQTFLHPSRLFKLQQLGMLTDDLPWTEIAERAESISILNQMSTDAASKRAKNLIAFLENKLIRDGIPSSLSEDHSRILKAKFLPVLKKPKSFPLIWKGSESDGVKNQVFVSSMEGFLSEHTYLVCCSQPIIEEPIAEKAKKFLRLDGKRPTVMQVIEQINEAISTGAGAGDAETEEIRKVCIQSYGFLQEALDSHETQISDFLQRSQFILVEDRFVSSNQVALKLAVDCPPYLYKLPIDLARRYLTLMKVAGVREVFQVEDLISALKRIKQDFQDEKLDDKTLRVAINLAAQLKQSLEKSEVPITADIKRTSVNLPNSRGVMQLVSELCINDCPWISNNEGVQYVHPGIPLLDCYYLGVKTRRAEALRHYAYGLSFGQREELVNRLRRILEAFPCEKELLKELLQNADDAQATEICFVHDPRHHPKKKVFEECWEPLQGPALCVYNNKPFTQADIEGIQNLGQGSKGSDPNKTGQYGVGFNAVYHLTDVPSFMSSGEEIGDVLCVFDPHCRYVPGASSQEPGRMYTDTKQLKTVFPDVFSCYLEEHFPIENSTVFRFPLRTQEMAKVSRLTKTPITSQTLNEMMQSLKNELFEVLLFVNNVKKITVCDIDGNSGKMADTFSVEAAMSDKDEVKRREFANHIKQIGKLAKEKGSVILNTEVKKCSYVMTLTDSDGNEEKWLIVQQFGFEKPVSESIAFAYRNQELGMIPRGGVACLLEKKSKKHGEAIRKKKAYCFLPLPIETNLPVHINGHFALDHEARRNLWWDEKSGYRSEWNNAILGDVVASCYLTLLDEVRGFYQLPFMANESETLRCPEDDLLERVRRFENLFPQFDGPGSHWNTLVRSVYRGMDEKRLRLLPVVRCSSQSTAPGRLIQLRWFPPTGKGKDQAFFNNIDNVGSASKQSKHGERDLGEILIQTGFNLLSFSLLVFEAFKKSDVNTTCVSPSSVLDFFKTYSSQDSLGTVGIDISETPFENVQSLTLLLRYCKRDFHFLKRLHGLPLLLTQDNILRAFDVCNPKFLSRYHDILPNSKDMFVHEHVRYNLFDDTTSLESHVFQRFDVQAFSFLLPDSLPACSFCRSDEYVTWKPDSTLQPNSWWISRVWSFLGEEVARFQRGWPGSGSILSVLNPLTNWNILPATEVQVEIDSNDPSVVNEQVLVPLTLAESVLDFREQSRSSPLDSALRDLGLPELNCAIFSASSANKTFLASQPIARQIVASPEKPSSILAALLQKMKRNPQSLQGKLDPSSCKVILQYFGHNVELLEKTLSTNDLESCKTTLRKLPFYSTIDGRLVSLNEQKVCVIPSVMPREEMALLQEEVKMLFLESMEDLSKLFKFLRFDSISTVDVYCQSVLPHFQVFSTEARQKHLKYIRDSLLNDASDEYRLLQCLNNTEVISSKEGTLKKASSFYDPRNEVFKAMLPEEIFPPVPYNCLEWLPFMRKIGMIHEISRDHFIKFAREVAQEASQRRASKTDEKSKLLVSNLLKRSKPSDGLLQAVCNVRFVVSDPVADDLKKLHSQYGSKDDGPSPYISFQDSVVSDHTETVWTAAHILPRWADPRFCFEMKVPHYLKRDDFTSSILSDLNVLSEPTVQMVISHCLNITHQVSKQNDKKFADDQGTTRMSVMRNIYKFFQRKVSTGNSIVEDLKNKPCILVEEGTRFVHSKQVVLELYESLEISPFLYRLPPVLGEFQSLFRRLGCTDSVTALHYSMVLEMLHEHCQSMKLNPNHIKSSLKAVRGLFETLEPNPQEKSEFQTLYLPAVYQVSRCSFDNLHKSTDLIFDDAPEYQSRLEKFDQLLVVDLKMAELQCSSSMNYKDYILRLPEIVRPQFLSDVIQERLTSSIENVDSSSTVIVADSLKKQLCSRHFFQGILRLIRHANHASKCLDETTTVRLESRLRSIEFLGLNQIVTHLVYKENIIPGSEAEVPHFLEKFSESGRDVWKVYVNGKTEEGDSQISLTLTQVIAEACEGLLRETVMFIPEMLRTKPNKIWSILDHMKIRQDDSYDPSLSDLLPDPGDFIPIQDHHLLDEAFQEFSPGEYVGFELEDPSLENQKGDATFIYAIIVEDVIGDEDTSIYTKRYKVNVGHDKELLVAESADLYKFHQFHPPAANQKGSSTQDADREEIFRKITEVLKMVWRLPTRRKRKIIKRLFLQWHPERNIGDADLCKKVFQYLQNEIEKLERDDEESDQGSYKSFYHVWTTRAKLYRTQRQEYRAKFVKTYGSWEASTSHSRSGWVPPSFCKKNPQPGEARRWFRQAEEDLKAAQEDLRFGTTFYEWVCFKCHQAAEKALKAAQYAEDASKTRVHNLSLNASYLGDSDLARIASDLECCVVDSTRMRYPDRVNYPAIPHDVYTDGMARKALGLAREILERVRQNWQVCKQK